In Drosophila simulans strain w501 chromosome 3R, Prin_Dsim_3.1, whole genome shotgun sequence, a single window of DNA contains:
- the LOC120284994 gene encoding uncharacterized protein LOC120284994, with product MPDTKWNQFSVLQLKKWLEALGRQTSGTKAELIVRLQAISPETRGDSPPNNGSAAEEVEELDGAAAWPKQREPQGGDTRTIPFDEQSLQSESPENLDLDQLSLVDADRATLKKLRDEIEANMAVLQRIQADVDDANKSKSAHARQINDVIENNSNGNHGNVNICANSTDANINSTDANVNSTKVTIAADNIDMGHTSVGNETAGSVVQHQSRNVNKLLESPATSLALAKEVTMEFDGSLCARNWVTQFQNIGKIYNLDDGCMHMLLIAKLKGNAQRWLHASATRILESTDQLCEQLILTFEVKMSKGELRNAFQKREWHPDEKFAIYFEDKVMLAIDINIDLEELLENIFEGIPAPALRNQARIQCFSEPMQILRAFSEVRLPKHKTGSSSSKRLTGGGAANKDLRCANCNSKGHFARECLKPKREPGSCYACGAFGHFVGQCPERKSANINNYNAS from the exons ATGCCTGACACTAAATGGAATCAATTCTCAGTGCTCCAACTAAAGAAGTGGTTGGAAGCTCTTGGACGTCAGACTTCCGGCACAAAAGCGGAACTAATAGTGCGTCTGCAGGCCATTTCCCCAGAAACGCGTGGCGATTCACCGCCAAATAACGGATCAGCAGCAGAAGAGGTGGAGGAATTGGATGGAGCTGCAGCCTGGCCAAAGCAGAGAGAGCCACAGGGTGGAGACACACGCACGATCCCGTTCGACGAGCAGTCATTGCAGTCAGAATCCCCGGAGAACCTCGATCTGGATCAGCTATCGTTGGTGGATGCAGATAGAGCCACTCTAAAAAAGCTTCGGGACGAGATAGAGGCAAACATGGCTGTGCTGCAGAGGATCCAAGCGGATGTCGACGACGCGAACAAGAGCAAGTCTGCTCATGCTCGCCAGATCAATGACGTCATCgagaacaacagcaacggaaACCACGGCAATGTTAACATATGCGCTAACAGCACCGACGCCAATATTAACAGCACCGACGCCAATGTTAACAGCACCAAGGTGACAATTGCCGCCGATAACATCGATATGGGACATACCAGTGTTGGAAATGAAACCGCTGGTAGTGTTGTTCAGCACCAGAGTCGAAATGTAAACAAGCTTCTGGAATCTCCTGCAACATCGCTTGCCTTGGCAAAAGAGGTAACGATGGAGTTTGACGGCAGCTTATGTGCGCGCAATTGGGTCACGCAGTTTCAGAACATCGGAAAGATTTACAATTTGGACGACGGATGCATGCACATGCTGCTAATTGCCAAACTAAAAGGAAACGCACAGCGCTGGCTGCACGCAAGCGCCACACGCATCCTAGAATCGACCGACCAGCTGTGCGAACAGTTAATCTTGACATTCGAGGTCAAGATGTCAAAAGGGGAACTGAGGAACGCATTTCAAAAACGCGAATGGCATCCGGATGAGAAATTTGCTATTTACTTCGAGGACAAGGTGATGCTGGCCATCGACATCAACATCGATCTAGAGGAGCTCCTGGAAAACATCTTTGAAGGAATCCCAGCACCAGCGTTGCGCAACCAGGCGCGCATACAGTGTTTCTCCGAGCCGATGCAAATTCTGCGGGCTTTCTCGGAAGTCCGTCTGCCGAAGCACAAAACAGGGAGCAGTTCATCAAAGCGCCTTACTGGAGGAGGTGCAGCCAATAAGGACTTACGTTGTGCCAATTGCAACTCCAAAGGGCACTTCGCCAGGGAGTGTCTCAAGCCAAAGAGGGAGCCCGGATCCTGCTATGCCTGTGGGGCATTTGGACACTTCGTCGGACAATGCCCGGAGCGCAAGAGCGCCAATATCAACAATTAT AATGCCTCATAG
- the LOC123327306 gene encoding uncharacterized protein LOC123327306, giving the protein MRVGGRIEQSTLNYNAKHPILIPKDTPLAGLVRHFHVSYLHTGVDATFTNLRQQYWILGARNLVRKAGFQCKSCFLQRKGTSNQIMGELPIPRVQASRCFQHTGLDYAGPIAIKESKGRTPRIGKAWFSIFVCLTTKSLHIEVVSELTTQAFIAAFQRFISRRAKPTDLYSDNGTTFHGGKQTLDDMRRLAIQQAKMRH; this is encoded by the coding sequence ATGCGAGTCGGTGGGAGAATCGAGCAATCTACACTCAACTACAACGCCAAGCACCCGATTCTGATACCTAAAGATACACCACTAGCTGGACTGGTTCGACATTTTCATGTCTCCTATCTGCACACTGGAGTTGATGCAACGTTCACCAATCTTCGTCAGCAGTACTGGATTCTGGGAGCCCGCAATCTCGTCAGAAAGGCAGGCTTCCAATGCAAATCCTGTTTTCTTCAACGAAAGGGCACAAGCAACCAGATCATGGGAGAGCTACCAATTCCTCGAGTTCAAGCTAGCCGCTGCTTTCAACACACAGGGCTGGACTACGCTGGACCGATCGCAATCAAGGAATCAAAGGGAAGAACTCCACGCATCGGAAAGGCatggttttctattttcgtgTGCCTTACTACAAAGTCACTTCACATCGAGGTTGTTAGTGAGCTAACTACACAGGCTTTCATCGCAGCCTTTCAACGATTCATTTCCCGCCGAGCGAAGCCTACTGACCTGTATTCGGACAATGGAACTACATTTCATGGAGGCAAGCAAACTTTGGATGACATGAGACGTCTGGCCATTCAACAAGCAAAGATGAGGCACTAG